In Setaria italica strain Yugu1 chromosome IX, Setaria_italica_v2.0, whole genome shotgun sequence, the genomic stretch TCTCATGTGATATTAACCCCATTATTGTACTTTGTATGCATGGTTAGCACTCTGCAGCACGCTCACTGTCACTGATCACTGAAGAAGCAGATCAAATGTACAGTATCCGATTGGAAGAAGAAAATTTCTACCGGCAAACAACAACAGAAAGAGGATGAGGAATCTGCCATTACGCTAGCTAGTAGTAGCACTAGCACCTCATGAAATCTCAACGGCGCTCCAGCAAAATGGGTAACCGCCGGTGATCTCCCGCGTGATCGAGCCCTAGGCCGCCGGCCAGGGGATTAGGACATGATTGTAGGCGGTGCCAACTAACCCCTTTTTAACCCTACTTTGGGAGGCCCCCGAGCCCGCTCGCCGAGGGACGATGCGTGCCTCGCCGCACATGGGGAGGGGATGGGAATCTCGGTTTGTTTACACGGGGACGCGTGCCACacctccctcccctctctctctcgtctTCCTTCTTCCTGCGTGGTCCCCGCGGGGTTGGGATTTGTGCAGCAAAGCGGAAATTGGCTAGTACGAGCACTCCGCTGCCCGCTCCACGGGTGCGTGGCCGGTTTAAAAAAATAATGGCGATTGGGAAAAGAAATACAAAACTTTACTGCTCCGGCTTCTATCTCCGCGGGGCCCACGCATGGTGCTTTTCCCTGCTAGTATACGTATTTTCCACCCTTTTTTATGTAGAGTATGGTACTGTATAGTAGTATTCCCTCCGTTTGTTTTTAGGTGTCGTATTTCCCTCCAGCGCACGGACCAAGGAGATGGTTAAATCTCCTCCCCTGCGTTAATCTTCCTCGGTTAAAACTCGTAGCTAATTAATTCTGCATGTCTAGCATGCAAGTCGTTGATTTGCCTCTGCATGCAAGTCCGCGGTCACCAAGGCATACATGCAGGCCAATCTTTTCTAGCGAGTCAAGACACATGCACGGCATCTAATTCCGACGATTCGCAAAAATCAAATACGACATCTAATAAAAACCGGAGGGAGTATTACAATTCTACGAGCCTACAACTACTTGCGAGAGTACTGTGAGCCTGCCAGATGGACCTCCTCTTCTTCCAGTACTTGTACGGTAACCTCATGAAGTGTATCATTTCCTGCGGCTTTTCACTTTTAGCGGCGAAGGCAAATGCAAGAGAGGACACCGGCAACGCGACTTTCACTTTCTTCGGAACCGATCCGTAGTATCCAAGGGAGCGGCACGTGCAGCGACGCCGTGTTGTACATGCAGCAGGCGTTTGGCACACCGACGCAAAGGATCCGAATCCACCGGCTCATGTACCTACGTATACACGGTCTGAAAGGACTCGACACTTTGCGAATCTCTACCGAGGGGTGGTTGCGTAAGGCCTAATCCCGGTCTCCTGCTTCAGAGCACGGTCACCACGGTCGGCTAGGTTTGGCATCAGGGGCGAGGGCTAGGAACTTAGGGAGACATCTTCCTAGGTACTTGCATTAAGGAAAACATCTCTCAATGTGCCTTCGTGCTTCTCCATACGTACATTAGTTTATCTTGTTGCCTTGAGAACACAGCGCTAGAATATCCTATCGAGTCCTAACCAAGCTAACAGAGATAGCTTAGTTAACTAGCAGAGGTTACCAAGCAGCAATGGAAGTTTGAGATAGGATGCAGCTGGGAGCAAATGACAGAGGTTTACTACTGTGACTGTCGGTGCCGAGAAAGGCAGAGAGCGCCCGTGGGCTAGCCCACAGTCGGGCATCGTCCAACAAGGCCATGTTTGTGGGCCGCCTCTGCAGGGCACCCATCTATCGGCCCAGGTAAAATCCATGACCATCACCAGTCACCAACTCCGCGCCACGCGGCCTCCCCGCCTTCGCGCACCAACGGCGGCCACTCGCTCGCTCCCTGTCCGTCCCAGTGGCGGCTCACCGGACACGCACGCGCGCGAGCTTTCCTGGTCCAGGCGTCGCCTCGGCACGTGCGCCCGCGTCAGCCCCCAGTCGCCACCCAGGTTCTCCATGGCGACGGCCATCTCGCTCCGAGGCGCGCCGCTGACCGCTCCCCGCGCGTGCGCCTCCGGCCGGCGGTTTGTCCGTGTctcggccgcgcgcgcctctcTCCCACGCGGCGGAGCGCGAGTCGGCCATCGCTCCCTGACCGTCTCGGCTGCGGCGGTGGGGGATTCCTCCGGTTCGGCTCCCGTCGCCGGCGCGCCTGCGTGGGACGCCCTCGGCGGCGTCTCCGTCCTCGCCGCGGGCACCGGCGACGCCGTCCCGCTGACAGACCTGTGGGACCCCACCGAGGTACTTGCGTGTCCTCCTAACTAGAGCCGATCGCGGCGGCTGCCTTGTTGTCCTGTGCTGAAACCTCTCACGCGCGCAGGGGGTGGCCGTGGTGGCGCTGCTGAGGCATTTCGGGTGCTTCTGCTGGTGAGGAGATCGATTTCGAGGCACGCTGCATCCTTACAGCTTCTTGTTCCTTCGTTGCTCGCTACTACTGAATTTTAGCTGGCGTGTCCATTATCGCAGTTGGGAGCTGGCCTCTGTTCTGAAGGACTCCATGGCGAGGTTCGATTCGGCCGGGGCTAAGCTGATCGCCATCGGCGTCGGCACTCCCGATAAAGCTCGCATTCTCGCCGACGGGGTAAGTGACCTCGTGCTGAATTTTGCGCTCGGTGGGAGTGTGCTCGCAGCTGAACACTGCCGGAAACTGAATTTACGAGATGACTGCATTGCAGCTGCCATTTCCTGTCGACTCCTTGTACGCCGACCCCGAGCGCAAGGTTTAGATCCCCCTCCAAATTTATCTGAACTGCTGGAATGTTTTGTGTGTTTGATCCGAATTTTGTGTGCATGACTGAGGTACTGCGAACTCATCCTTTCAGGCTTACAACGTGCTGGGACTGTACCATGGTTTGGGTCGGACGCTCTTCAGTCCAGCTAGTGTAAGCATCACTACTTGAGGTAGCTGAGCAGTGAGAGCACTGCAGCTACCGTCTTTTGGCCGTGCACCCATTCCATGGCGAGCTGCTGACACTGACATTGTTTGCACTCGATGGTGATGTCTCTGAAGGCTAAAATATACTCGAGGCtcgactacatcaagaaggCGACGAAGAACTACACGCTGGAAGGCACCCCGGGCGACCTGACCGGTGTCCTGCAGCAGGTTGCTCGAAGTCCTCTGCACACACCCCTGTACACGCATCATCCATAACCTGAACTCTGAAGATTCTCATCCGCTGACCGTTTCTCGTTTCTGTCTCCAGGGTGGGATGTTCGTGTTCAGAGGGAAGGAGCTGCTGTACTCATGGAGAGACGAAGGCACCGGCGACCATGCTCCTATGGACGATGTGCTCAGCGCCTGCCGCAAAGTTCCAGTCGCTTGACACTTGCTTTCTTTTAGCAGCCGAATGTGTAAGGCTAAACGCTCTGTGTATGTGCCGGATACTAGCTAGACTGAAGCCCGGGTCTGTTCATTCGTCAGGAAGAATCTTGAAGTTCCACCGAATTGAAACAGATACTATATGCTACGAGAATCAAATCATGCGAAACATGTGTCCTCAAATGATGAAATGAAATAAACTTGTTTGGTCACTCAAATTCGTGTGTCTCTGGTCATGCCATCCTGGTATCGTAATTCCTACCATGAAGAATCACACTCTGTCATCAGCATATAAACGCAACAAGGCCCAATTCAAACAAGATCTGCCGTATCTCCTCCCAAATCGGGGAACGAGATCCTCTGCAGTCGAGCTTATTAACGTGTGTCTCTAGTCAGGCATATCCATCGTCCGCTCAGATCAGACGGCGACCGGCTTCCCTGCTGTCCATGCCTCCACACACTGGGCCGAGGCCAGTAAGCACACGGCCTCTTTCCCCAGAAAGAGTCGCAGCTGCTCATTTTTAGCGCACAGGATTGCGTTTTGGCGCGACGGCTTTCTTTTTTGGCGCGAGGGGCGAGCTGCGAGGGCGGCGATCGCCTGGTGCTTTTGGCCATTTACCGTCGGCCGAGGAACAGGTAATTTAATCTTCACTCCTCATCCGTTCCTGTACATACACACATTGTGTTGCCTTCCATTTGATCAAGCCGTGGATTTGGTTGCCTTCCACCTCCTTCATTAGATTAAAGGAAACATCATCTTGCctgcaagaaaaagaaatctgcATATCTGAGATGGAAGAACATAGATGCGTAACACCATGGTTGTTACTTTTTCTCCATAAGATCAGATAGATTTTAGCTGTTCAAATAACCAccaaatcattttttttcttgtaggGAGGGTTTGCTGCCTAATTTGAAACCTCAAGTTGGTACGGAGTTCAATACTATAGATGAGGCTTGGATGTTTTGGATTAGTTATGGAGGTCAAAAAGGATTTGAGGTTAGAAAAAGGTACACGAACAAAAGAAAGTTGGATGGGAAGATTACGTCCTACAGATATGTTTGTGGAAATGAGGGACATAGATTGGAAGATAAAAGGGATCATCTTACAAAGTGTCCAAGAGCTGAAACTAGAACTGATTGTCAAATTCGCATGGGTGTTATAATGGATCGAGAGAAGGGAAATTATAAAGTGGCGGATCTGGTTTTGGAACATAACCACACCCTTCATTTGCCACAAACCTCGCATGGGTGTCAAGCTTGGTTTTGAAGAGTAGCTTTTAGTTTTGTGGTTCAAGTGTAAAGTTCAGTTTGGCATATACACTTGAATTGGCATTCAGTTTCTATCATTTTTATAGTACAATTGTCATTCAGTTTCTACAGAGTGCAAAGGGTCATTCAGTTTTGTCAGTTCAACACAGGACAAACTAGCAGATTAGCCTTTAGAAACCAGCTCTGCAGTTGAAGGTCATGCGCTTGGGACCACCTCGTCCGTACTTGAGCGGCGCACGCATCGGCAAGGAGGCCGGAACCTCGCCACCGAGCGGCGCTTGAGGACGGCACGGCAGCAGACAAACGGCCGGAGCAGCTGGGCGGCAACGCTGATTCAGTCGCATGGTGATGTGGGGCTGTGGGTTGAGATGGGCCGGCCTGCGTAGGCGAGTTTGTCGGGCGCCGTCTGATCCGAAGCGGACGTTGGAGATGCGTGACTGCAGACACATTCATGAGCTTGACTGCAGATGATCTGATTCCCAAATCGGAGCGTTCTGGACCTGTAACCTCCAGAGTCCAGTCAGCCAATGAGCCAGCACGGGAAGAAG encodes the following:
- the LOC101785898 gene encoding prostamide/prostaglandin F synthase; translated protein: MATAISLRGAPLTAPRACASGRRFVRVSAARASLPRGGARVGHRSLTVSAAAVGDSSGSAPVAGAPAWDALGGVSVLAAGTGDAVPLTDLWDPTEGVAVVALLRHFGCFCCWELASVLKDSMARFDSAGAKLIAIGVGTPDKARILADGLPFPVDSLYADPERKAYNVLGLYHGLGRTLFSPASAKIYSRLDYIKKATKNYTLEGTPGDLTGVLQQGGMFVFRGKELLYSWRDEGTGDHAPMDDVLSACRKVPVA